In Bythopirellula goksoeyrii, a single window of DNA contains:
- a CDS encoding TolC family protein produces MTDHQIRSHKSTGNTPLSWGSCVLAYPTAGVSHVTHKLFVRLVVTVLTLALLSAASCVSQREIGLPESNGPEVERFDVRTLSAVSGEGRTVLSETFLPKQVIQIKETNSTVSAEGDSDHVLEQSKSSANVVFAHTTQSDAPLVLHEIIAAAIDSHPSIIAARQRVAAAANRIPQARALPDPVLANSLWPVREQSPQTASGRISSQLSLKQGVPWPGKLYTQEAIASHELVMAEAELANSVQEIKEAVQLAYYELWLYEEATSIVEANQALARNLIKVSEARYRAGGSQQDVVRAELETEKLEDQLISLRRSKEEAKADLGTLVRNPLDFQFTKLEEPNTQRIPLALDELVESSHRCNPNLMSLVAEKSRDRDRRKLARLKNYPDFEFGLMWAQISDDHDALSPVANGRDSLGINVAITLPIWREKIDSGREEAKHTFKSTAARYEAGWDELRGMLRRLVAAADALAEQIALYEQTLIPRTEQNLELATADYRAERGDFFGVVDVYEELLTHRLQLARAKASLAGTIAQIERTVGC; encoded by the coding sequence ATGACCGATCATCAGATTCGATCACACAAAAGCACAGGTAATACTCCGTTATCTTGGGGATCATGTGTCCTGGCGTACCCCACCGCAGGTGTGAGTCATGTTACGCACAAACTATTTGTTCGACTTGTCGTCACTGTTCTTACCCTAGCTCTACTCAGTGCTGCAAGCTGCGTCTCCCAGAGAGAAATTGGATTGCCTGAGAGTAATGGCCCGGAGGTGGAGAGATTCGATGTAAGAACTCTATCGGCTGTGTCGGGTGAGGGGAGGACTGTCCTATCGGAAACATTTCTTCCTAAACAAGTCATCCAGATCAAAGAAACAAACTCCACAGTGTCAGCCGAAGGCGACTCAGATCACGTTCTCGAACAATCCAAAAGTTCGGCTAACGTTGTGTTCGCTCATACGACCCAGAGTGACGCACCGCTTGTGCTTCACGAAATAATTGCGGCCGCAATCGACTCGCATCCTAGCATTATTGCTGCTCGACAACGCGTGGCTGCTGCTGCCAACCGAATTCCTCAGGCACGTGCATTACCGGATCCCGTTTTAGCCAATAGTCTATGGCCCGTTCGTGAGCAATCGCCGCAGACGGCAAGTGGACGCATTAGCAGTCAGTTATCGCTCAAGCAAGGTGTGCCGTGGCCAGGCAAGCTTTACACTCAGGAGGCAATTGCCTCACATGAATTAGTAATGGCTGAGGCGGAGCTCGCCAATTCGGTGCAGGAGATTAAAGAGGCTGTGCAGCTTGCATACTACGAGCTTTGGCTTTATGAAGAGGCAACAAGTATTGTCGAAGCAAATCAAGCTTTGGCACGGAATCTTATTAAAGTATCCGAAGCGCGTTATCGTGCAGGTGGGAGTCAGCAAGACGTCGTAAGAGCCGAGCTGGAAACTGAAAAACTTGAAGATCAGCTTATCTCACTCCGCCGGAGTAAAGAGGAAGCGAAAGCTGATCTGGGCACGTTAGTCAGAAATCCCTTAGATTTCCAATTTACAAAGTTGGAAGAGCCGAACACCCAGCGTATTCCACTAGCACTGGATGAGCTAGTTGAATCAAGCCACCGCTGTAATCCAAATCTTATGAGCCTTGTTGCAGAAAAGTCTCGTGATCGTGACCGTCGCAAGCTTGCGAGGCTCAAGAACTATCCTGACTTTGAATTTGGTCTTATGTGGGCACAGATTAGCGACGACCATGATGCCTTAAGCCCCGTCGCCAATGGCCGAGACAGTCTCGGAATTAATGTGGCGATTACGCTACCAATCTGGCGAGAAAAAATCGATTCCGGCAGGGAGGAGGCGAAGCATACGTTTAAGAGCACTGCTGCGCGATATGAGGCGGGGTGGGATGAATTGCGGGGTATGCTCCGTCGTCTCGTTGCGGCGGCTGATGCCTTGGCCGAACAAATAGCACTTTATGAGCAGACACTGATTCCGCGTACAGAACAGAATCTGGAACTCGCTACAGCAGATTATCGTGCCGAGCGCGGCGATTTCTTTGGGGTTGTCGATGTGTATGAAGAATTGTTAACCCACAGGCTTCAGCTTGCTCGCGCGAAGGCAAGCCTCGCCGGTACGATTGCTCAGATAGAACGAACAGTCGGTTGCTGA
- a CDS encoding YHS domain-containing protein, producing MSEHHPSSEFCQQIEQRLKVVQSKVEQERETMNVVMVNLEEQETKFNQIAGQLLNEILRPTVQTLTGYFDNVQLDDNTVGPSVQCEFRHSIRFPAVATVRFQITHDEKIEAISIHYEAEILPVFIRFERSDTLTQCMNEFDGDAVRQWVEQKVLGFIDSYLQIETHEQYQRDNIALDPVCGMRVAKPKGLTCEHDGQTYFFCSQHCLERFVEQPEDFGVSA from the coding sequence ATGTCCGAACACCACCCATCATCGGAATTTTGTCAGCAGATCGAGCAGCGACTCAAGGTAGTTCAATCGAAAGTGGAGCAAGAGCGAGAGACGATGAATGTCGTCATGGTGAATCTCGAAGAGCAAGAAACTAAGTTTAATCAGATTGCTGGCCAACTTCTCAATGAAATATTGCGCCCTACAGTGCAAACCCTGACAGGCTATTTTGACAATGTACAACTCGATGACAATACTGTGGGGCCTTCTGTGCAGTGTGAGTTTCGCCATTCAATCCGTTTTCCAGCGGTGGCGACTGTAAGATTTCAAATAACTCATGATGAGAAGATCGAAGCTATTTCCATTCACTACGAAGCCGAGATTCTTCCAGTGTTTATTCGATTTGAACGAAGTGACACTCTAACTCAGTGCATGAATGAGTTTGATGGAGACGCTGTGCGACAGTGGGTAGAACAGAAAGTCCTCGGTTTTATCGATTCCTATCTGCAAATCGAAACTCACGAGCAATATCAACGTGACAATATTGCACTCGATCCTGTGTGTGGAATGAGGGTGGCGAAGCCTAAAGGATTGACTTGCGAACACGATGGTCAAACCTATTTCTTCTGTTCCCAGCACTGCCTGGAGCGGTTTGTCGAACAGCCTGAAGACTTTGGGGTGTCTGCCTAG
- a CDS encoding efflux RND transporter permease subunit, translating into MTDTTENTIAPDIEASRHTMLGSIIWFCLNNKLVVCLLVLATLTWGVMVAPFDWQVGDLPRDQVPVDAIPDIGENQQIVFTEWMGRSPQDVEDQIGYPLTVALLGLPEVKTIRSYSLFGFSTIFIIFNEDAEFYWSRSRVLEKLNSLPSGTLPEGVQPALGPDATALGQIFLYTLEGLDPDGNPTGGWDLDELRTTQDWYVRYSLTASEGISEVASIGGFVREYQIDVDPDAMRAAKVSLGDVFQSVKMTNVDVGARTIELNKAEYVIRGLGFIEEVEDIEKTVVKVTDNVPITIKDVANVALGPALRRGALDKAGSEAVGGIVVVRYGFNPLQAIKNVKKTIEEITPGLPTKVVVDYTRTTKEQVDDYAVANNLEPISGANPDFESWVTHLRKLPREQWPNWITTSQIHVVPYYDRTGVIYETLGTLNSALAEEILVTIIVILVMVLHMRSSILISSLLPLAVLMCFIAMKTFGIDANIVALSGIAIAIGTMVDMGIILCENILKHLEEADPAEDRGHVIFRASNEVASAVLTAVSTTVVSFLPVFTMVAAEGKLFRPLAFTKTFALSASVIVALTIIPPAAHILMGGRIKSNTLRRFLMIALMCAGFLLSLFISWWVGAIVAALGFYKLLEERIPTDYQKYGPYAASAVAVVVVGLLLTDHWLPLGPDKGVLRNFLFVGILIGGLLGFFTVFQRYLYEPILRWCLAHKLLFLSLPTSFLLFGGCAWLGFDRIFSFIPGTASILGISDSTIRESRPWVAASSILPGLGKEFMPPLDEGSFLYMPTTMPHASIGEAMDVLQLQNKFLISIPEVESVVGKIGRAESPLDPAPISMIETFIAYKSEYKTDENGNRLKFRFNEEADEFARDAQGELIEDDGGRPFRQWRDEIKTPSDIWEQITEAADIPGTTSAPKLQPIAARIVMLQSGMRAPMGMKVKGPDLETIERVALQIEGLLKQVPTVQASAVIADRIVGKPYLEIDIDRDAIKRYGLHIRTVQDVIEVAIGGRRITTTVEGRERYPVRVRYARELRDEAESLGRILVPTAMGQQIPLEQLAKINYIRGPQVIKSEDTFLLGYVLFDMKVGNAEVDVVEDAQAFLQAKVESGELVLPAGVSYTFAGNYENQIRSQKTLMVVLPLALGVIFLILYFQFKSVITTSLVFSGIMIAWAGGFIMLWLYGTDWFLDFNVFGTNMRTLFQVHTINLSVAVWVGFLALFGIASDDGVVIASYLDESFRKDRIANGKHAREATVTAGMRRVRPCLMTTATTLLALIPVLTSTGRGSDIMVPMAIPSFGGMTIEIMTMLVVPVLYCSAMEWKLRLGINDPRFAENA; encoded by the coding sequence ATGACTGATACTACCGAAAATACGATCGCACCTGATATTGAAGCTAGTCGCCATACGATGCTGGGCAGCATCATTTGGTTTTGCCTCAACAATAAGCTAGTTGTATGCTTGCTAGTCCTTGCGACGTTAACTTGGGGAGTGATGGTCGCGCCGTTTGACTGGCAAGTCGGCGACCTGCCTCGTGATCAGGTCCCTGTGGATGCGATTCCTGACATTGGCGAGAATCAGCAAATTGTTTTCACGGAATGGATGGGACGCTCGCCCCAAGACGTCGAAGATCAGATCGGTTACCCGCTAACGGTTGCCCTGCTTGGCCTTCCAGAAGTCAAAACCATCCGTAGCTATTCGTTGTTTGGTTTCTCGACAATCTTTATTATTTTCAACGAAGATGCAGAATTCTATTGGTCACGCTCTCGTGTTTTAGAAAAACTTAACAGCTTGCCATCGGGCACTCTCCCTGAGGGTGTTCAGCCCGCGCTTGGACCTGACGCAACCGCACTGGGACAAATTTTTCTCTACACGCTTGAAGGCCTAGACCCCGATGGAAACCCGACCGGAGGCTGGGACCTGGATGAATTAAGAACAACTCAGGATTGGTACGTTCGTTACTCTTTGACTGCGTCCGAGGGTATCAGTGAAGTTGCGTCGATTGGCGGTTTTGTTCGAGAATACCAGATCGACGTGGACCCTGATGCAATGCGAGCAGCCAAGGTTTCGTTGGGTGACGTGTTTCAATCGGTGAAAATGACCAACGTTGATGTGGGAGCAAGAACCATCGAGCTTAATAAAGCGGAGTACGTGATTCGCGGCCTGGGTTTCATCGAGGAAGTTGAAGACATTGAAAAAACAGTGGTCAAAGTCACGGACAATGTGCCGATCACGATCAAGGATGTCGCCAATGTTGCCCTCGGCCCAGCGCTCAGGCGAGGTGCGTTGGATAAGGCAGGTTCTGAAGCGGTTGGTGGTATCGTGGTCGTTCGCTATGGGTTCAATCCGCTCCAAGCCATCAAGAACGTCAAGAAAACAATCGAGGAAATCACACCGGGACTGCCGACGAAAGTCGTCGTTGACTACACTCGAACAACTAAAGAACAAGTTGATGACTACGCAGTTGCCAACAATCTAGAGCCAATCAGCGGTGCAAATCCAGATTTTGAATCGTGGGTAACTCATCTGCGGAAGCTACCACGAGAGCAGTGGCCCAATTGGATCACAACCAGTCAGATTCATGTAGTGCCGTACTATGATCGTACGGGAGTAATTTATGAGACGCTTGGAACTCTGAACTCAGCGCTTGCGGAAGAAATCCTCGTCACCATTATCGTGATCTTGGTGATGGTGCTACACATGCGCAGCTCAATTCTGATCAGCTCCCTGCTGCCTTTGGCAGTCCTCATGTGTTTTATCGCCATGAAGACTTTCGGTATCGATGCAAATATCGTCGCTCTTTCAGGTATAGCGATTGCTATTGGTACGATGGTTGATATGGGGATTATTCTTTGCGAGAACATTCTCAAACACTTGGAGGAAGCGGATCCAGCAGAAGATCGTGGACATGTTATTTTTCGCGCCTCCAACGAAGTGGCCAGTGCGGTGTTGACAGCCGTTTCAACGACGGTCGTGAGCTTTCTGCCTGTATTTACCATGGTCGCGGCCGAAGGCAAACTATTCCGCCCGCTAGCGTTTACCAAGACATTTGCCCTCTCGGCCTCTGTCATTGTGGCACTAACGATCATACCTCCAGCGGCTCATATTCTGATGGGGGGGCGGATCAAGTCGAACACTCTTCGTCGCTTCTTGATGATTGCATTGATGTGTGCAGGCTTCTTATTATCCCTCTTTATTTCCTGGTGGGTCGGAGCGATCGTTGCTGCTCTGGGCTTCTATAAGCTCTTGGAAGAACGTATTCCCACCGACTATCAGAAATATGGGCCCTATGCTGCAAGTGCTGTGGCAGTCGTTGTCGTCGGTCTCCTTCTGACAGACCACTGGTTGCCACTTGGGCCTGACAAAGGAGTGCTACGGAACTTCTTGTTCGTTGGGATACTGATTGGTGGCCTACTAGGATTCTTCACTGTGTTTCAACGCTACTTGTACGAACCAATCCTCCGCTGGTGCCTTGCCCACAAACTTCTTTTCTTGTCGTTGCCCACCTCATTTCTTCTCTTCGGTGGATGTGCTTGGCTGGGATTTGATCGGATCTTTTCATTTATACCTGGTACGGCCTCAATTCTGGGTATTTCCGATTCGACGATACGAGAATCACGGCCGTGGGTAGCAGCAAGTTCTATTTTGCCTGGGCTAGGCAAAGAGTTCATGCCTCCATTGGACGAAGGTTCATTTCTTTACATGCCGACCACCATGCCGCATGCCTCGATTGGTGAAGCAATGGACGTGCTGCAACTACAAAACAAATTCCTTATTTCGATCCCTGAAGTGGAATCGGTAGTAGGAAAAATTGGGCGTGCAGAGAGTCCGCTCGACCCGGCGCCCATCTCGATGATCGAGACGTTCATCGCCTACAAATCAGAGTACAAAACGGATGAGAACGGCAATCGTCTTAAATTTCGCTTTAATGAAGAGGCGGATGAATTCGCCCGTGATGCACAAGGCGAATTGATTGAAGATGATGGGGGGCGACCATTTCGCCAGTGGCGCGACGAGATCAAGACGCCTAGTGATATCTGGGAACAAATCACCGAAGCAGCCGACATTCCGGGAACAACCTCTGCTCCAAAGCTACAACCGATCGCGGCACGAATCGTCATGCTGCAAAGCGGCATGCGAGCGCCGATGGGGATGAAAGTCAAAGGCCCGGACCTGGAGACAATTGAGCGTGTTGCATTACAAATTGAGGGATTGCTTAAGCAGGTTCCCACTGTGCAAGCGTCCGCCGTCATCGCTGACCGCATTGTAGGCAAACCCTACTTGGAAATCGACATCGACCGCGATGCGATCAAGCGATACGGGTTACATATCCGCACCGTTCAAGACGTGATTGAAGTAGCGATTGGTGGCCGTCGTATCACGACAACCGTCGAAGGTCGTGAACGCTATCCAGTGCGAGTGCGTTATGCACGTGAATTAAGAGACGAAGCAGAGTCATTGGGACGGATTCTGGTGCCCACGGCGATGGGACAACAGATTCCACTGGAGCAATTGGCCAAAATCAATTACATCCGCGGCCCGCAAGTAATCAAGAGTGAGGACACGTTTTTGCTCGGTTATGTACTATTTGACATGAAAGTCGGCAATGCGGAAGTTGACGTAGTCGAGGATGCTCAAGCATTCTTGCAAGCAAAGGTCGAGAGTGGTGAACTGGTTTTGCCAGCAGGAGTGAGCTATACGTTTGCAGGAAACTATGAGAATCAGATTCGCTCTCAGAAGACCTTGATGGTTGTGCTCCCTTTAGCTCTGGGAGTCATCTTCTTAATTCTCTATTTCCAGTTCAAATCAGTCATCACAACATCACTGGTGTTCAGCGGGATTATGATTGCTTGGGCAGGCGGTTTCATCATGCTGTGGCTCTATGGCACAGATTGGTTTTTGGACTTTAACGTCTTTGGAACCAACATGCGAACGTTGTTTCAAGTTCACACGATCAATCTTAGTGTTGCCGTCTGGGTTGGCTTCCTCGCTTTGTTCGGTATTGCCAGCGATGATGGTGTCGTCATTGCATCTTATCTTGATGAAAGCTTTAGAAAAGATCGTATTGCAAATGGAAAACACGCACGCGAAGCCACCGTTACGGCTGGGATGCGTCGAGTTCGACCTTGTCTGATGACGACTGCCACAACGTTACTTGCTTTGATTCCGGTGCTAACATCCACTGGTCGCGGCAGCGATATCATGGTGCCGATGGCAATCCCCAGTTTTGGTGGCATGACAATCGAAATCATGACGATGCTGGTCGTCCCCGTGCTTTACTGCTCGGCCATGGAATGGAAACTCAGACTAGGCATTAATGATCCGCGTTTTGCAGAAAACGCTTAG
- a CDS encoding efflux RND transporter periplasmic adaptor subunit, protein MDNTTQMRWWNTFYGKHRFKLWVIQGVLLLVIGFSAAWIFDSTPPSETSTSNVLTTEVASVPTMWTCSMHPQIRSDKPGKCPICGMDLVPVKKSAGGVRTISIGSEIKKLMNLQTVPVARQYVTANVRMVGKIEYDETRLAYVTAWVSGRLDRLFVDFTGVEVHKGDHMVSIYSEELYSAQEELIQALKYRSESQNSNRFSAPIDLVKSAREKLRLLGITEKQIQEIEQRGKPIDHITIYSPVSGIVIAKLRQEGDRVNTGDRIYTLADLTQLWMQMDAYESDLAWLRYGQEVEFTTEAYPGEVFKGRIAFIDPVLNEMTRTVKVRVNVPNEDGRLKPEMFVSAIVRSKVAAGGRVIDPSLAGKWIGPMHPEIVKDEPGNCDICGMPLVRAETLGYVTAEPSDTAKPLVIPVSAALLTGTRAIVYVQVPNTEEPTYEGREIVLGPRAGDYYLVKSGLKEGELVVTNGNFKLDSALQISAKPSMMTPEGGGSAGGHNHGGETKAGGNGDEMKMSGGSGMTLPPELKTKLFHTMESVEAISQAVKSKDLDRIHESYITLGELIAAVNAMQLPGDMGDQLQEFVMLLRNDSIEGGDVQTLQDAEHVTQITNRHAERLQEMFGLFDTGHQMAEIKLDVPDAFRQQLSQLIPSYLALSEALAADDANGAKMAVESLEQSVSSLKNQSLEGATDNRWKAEHNDLIKITEQLAKANDLDGLRSAFALLSEQMLSLQRTFGFAGAHQLFELHCPMIFDGRGASWIQADETVRNPYYGGSMLKCADRVEPLTVKDSGHDHG, encoded by the coding sequence ATGGATAACACAACGCAAATGCGCTGGTGGAATACCTTCTACGGCAAGCATCGCTTCAAACTGTGGGTGATTCAGGGAGTATTACTTCTTGTGATTGGGTTTTCGGCTGCGTGGATATTCGATAGTACACCGCCAAGTGAAACCAGCACAAGTAATGTGCTGACCACCGAAGTGGCCTCGGTCCCGACCATGTGGACTTGTTCGATGCATCCCCAAATACGCAGCGATAAGCCCGGCAAGTGCCCCATCTGTGGTATGGACCTGGTTCCCGTCAAGAAATCTGCCGGTGGGGTTCGTACTATCTCGATTGGTTCCGAAATAAAGAAGCTGATGAATTTGCAAACGGTCCCAGTCGCACGTCAGTACGTGACGGCAAACGTGAGGATGGTAGGCAAGATTGAATACGACGAAACTCGTTTAGCCTACGTCACTGCATGGGTATCGGGACGACTGGATCGCCTTTTCGTTGATTTTACAGGCGTAGAGGTCCACAAAGGGGATCATATGGTTTCGATATATAGCGAGGAACTCTACTCAGCACAAGAAGAGCTAATTCAGGCACTGAAATATCGATCTGAAAGTCAAAACTCAAATCGCTTTAGCGCTCCCATTGATCTCGTTAAATCGGCACGTGAAAAACTGCGTCTTCTCGGCATCACTGAGAAACAGATTCAAGAGATCGAACAGCGGGGGAAACCGATCGATCACATTACGATTTATTCGCCGGTGAGTGGCATCGTGATTGCTAAGCTGAGGCAGGAAGGTGATCGCGTTAACACAGGAGATCGAATCTATACTTTGGCTGATCTAACTCAATTATGGATGCAGATGGACGCCTATGAGTCCGATCTCGCTTGGCTACGCTATGGACAAGAAGTCGAGTTTACGACGGAAGCTTACCCCGGTGAAGTTTTTAAGGGTCGGATCGCTTTCATTGATCCCGTGCTGAATGAAATGACGCGGACGGTGAAGGTGCGAGTGAATGTTCCGAACGAAGACGGGCGATTGAAACCGGAAATGTTTGTGAGTGCCATCGTGCGCTCTAAGGTCGCTGCGGGTGGTCGTGTAATCGATCCTTCGTTGGCTGGTAAGTGGATCGGTCCGATGCATCCAGAAATAGTTAAAGATGAACCGGGCAACTGTGACATTTGTGGAATGCCCTTAGTGAGAGCGGAAACACTTGGCTATGTGACGGCTGAACCGAGCGATACAGCTAAACCCTTGGTAATCCCAGTTTCTGCGGCGTTATTAACTGGAACCCGTGCAATTGTGTATGTCCAGGTTCCCAACACCGAAGAGCCGACTTACGAAGGCCGCGAAATCGTCCTCGGCCCACGCGCAGGCGATTACTATCTGGTTAAATCCGGACTCAAAGAAGGTGAGCTTGTAGTAACAAACGGCAACTTCAAGCTGGATAGCGCGCTGCAGATCTCGGCCAAGCCTTCCATGATGACGCCTGAAGGGGGCGGTTCAGCAGGAGGTCACAATCATGGGGGTGAAACGAAGGCGGGAGGTAACGGCGACGAGATGAAAATGTCAGGTGGCTCTGGGATGACCTTGCCGCCGGAACTCAAGACGAAGCTATTTCACACGATGGAAAGTGTCGAAGCCATATCCCAAGCAGTCAAGTCGAAGGATTTGGATAGAATTCATGAGTCATACATAACCCTTGGTGAATTGATTGCAGCAGTCAATGCAATGCAATTGCCAGGCGATATGGGGGACCAATTACAAGAGTTCGTCATGCTCTTACGAAATGATTCCATTGAAGGTGGCGACGTCCAAACTTTGCAAGATGCGGAACATGTCACTCAGATTACGAACCGACATGCAGAACGTCTGCAGGAAATGTTCGGTCTCTTTGATACCGGTCATCAGATGGCAGAAATAAAACTCGATGTCCCCGATGCCTTTCGGCAGCAGTTAAGCCAACTCATTCCATCTTATCTGGCCCTCAGTGAAGCCTTGGCTGCCGACGATGCAAATGGAGCCAAGATGGCCGTTGAAAGTCTAGAGCAGAGCGTTAGTTCACTCAAAAATCAATCGCTGGAAGGTGCGACGGACAATCGCTGGAAGGCGGAGCACAATGACCTAATAAAGATTACAGAACAGTTGGCAAAGGCGAACGATCTGGACGGTCTGCGGTCGGCATTTGCATTACTATCGGAGCAAATGCTTTCGCTGCAACGTACGTTCGGCTTCGCGGGCGCTCACCAACTCTTTGAGTTGCATTGTCCGATGATCTTCGACGGGCGAGGAGCCAGTTGGATTCAGGCTGATGAGACAGTTCGCAATCCATACTATGGAGGGTCAATGCTCAAGTGTGCAGACCGAGTTGAGCCATTGACTGTAAAAGACTCGGGACACGATCATGGATGA